In the Rhodoferax fermentans genome, CCGCCTCACTGGGTGACGTGCGCATCGAGCGCTCAGGCAACACCCGCTGGCTGGTGATCAAGCGCCCGGCCGACAAGCTGTGGGAGCCGGTCAAGGAATTCTGGCAAGACAACGGTTTCCTGCTCGCAATGGACCAGGCTAACCTGGGCATCATGGAAACCGACTGGGCCGAAAACCGCGCCAAGATTCCTCAGGACTTTGTCCGCGCCACCTTGGGCAAGGTGTTTGATTCGCTCTACTCCACCGGTGAGCGTGACAAGTTCCGCACCCGTCTGGAACGCGGTGCCGACGGCAGCACCGAGATTTTCATCAGCCACCGCGGCATGATTGAGGTCTATGACAGCAAGGAAAAAGAACGCACCGTGTGGCAGCCCCGTGCCGCCGATCCCGAGCTGGAGGCCGAGTTCCTGCGCCGCCTGATGGTCAAGCTGGGTGTGGGTGAGGAACAGTCCAAAGCCCTGCTGGCTGCGGGTGTGGTCAAGGAAAACACCCAGGTCGCCACCGTGGGTGGACAACCCGTGGTGCAACTGGCGGACGGCTTTGATCGCGCCTGGCGCCGGGTGGGTCTGTCACTGGACCGCACCAACTTCACCGTGGAAGACCGTGACCGCAGCAAGGGCCTGTACTTTGTGCGTTATGTGGCCCCCAACGCCGACATGGAAAAAGACGAACCGGGCTTCTTTGGCAAACTGTTTGGCAAGTCCAAACCAGATGCCCAGCCATCGAAGTTCCGCGTGGCCGTGCTGAGTCAAGGCAATGCCACCACGGTGTCGGTACAAAACGCCGATGGCAGCGCCGCCGCCGTGGCCGATGCACAACGCATCATCAAGGTGCTGGCCGAAGACCTGAAATAAACCCGCTTGAGACGAGCCACCTGCCGGTAACGGCAGGTGGCTTTTTTATGGCCAAATCGGCTCTAGCCCTTATGTAATAAGGACTAATAGCTACAAAGATTGCAGCGCTTGAGTGATTGCCCGGCCCAGATCCTGGGTCTTGGCGCAACCACCCAGATCGGGCGTGCGAGGTGCGCCGCTGCCAGGGGCCAACACCTGCTCAATGGCTTGCAAGACCGCGTCATGGGCTGCGCGGTGGCCCAAAAAGTCCAGCATCAGCGCCCCACTCCAGATCTGGCCAATCGGGTTGGCCTTGGCTTGGCCAGCGATGTCTGGAGCTGAGCCATGCACCGGCTCAAACAGCGAGGGGTGGGTGCGCCCAGGGTTGAGGTTGGCACTCGGTGCAATCGCAATCGTGCCGGTGCAGGCCGGACCCAGGTCACTGAGGATGTCGCCAAA is a window encoding:
- the bamC gene encoding outer membrane protein assembly factor BamC, whose amino-acid sequence is MNHSPKFVLLGLTLALGACSVLQSDKVDYKSAATNKTPSLEIPPDLTQISKDTRYKVPGSAVTASSYQLAQNTVVATPTATASLGDVRIERSGNTRWLVIKRPADKLWEPVKEFWQDNGFLLAMDQANLGIMETDWAENRAKIPQDFVRATLGKVFDSLYSTGERDKFRTRLERGADGSTEIFISHRGMIEVYDSKEKERTVWQPRAADPELEAEFLRRLMVKLGVGEEQSKALLAAGVVKENTQVATVGGQPVVQLADGFDRAWRRVGLSLDRTNFTVEDRDRSKGLYFVRYVAPNADMEKDEPGFFGKLFGKSKPDAQPSKFRVAVLSQGNATTVSVQNADGSAAAVADAQRIIKVLAEDLK